In the Agrococcus sp. Marseille-Q4369 genome, one interval contains:
- a CDS encoding ParA family protein, with translation MHVLSISSLKGGVGKTTVTLGLASAAFAKGLRTLVVDLDPQSDASTGMDIEIEGRLNVADVLANPKDKVVQQAISPSGWTQGHGGTIDVLIGSPSAINFDGPHPTIKDIWKLETALTTVENDYDLVLVDCAPSLNALTRTAWAASDRVLVVTEPGLFSVAAADRALRAIEEIRRGLSPRLQPLGIVVNRARPQSLEHQYRIQELKDMFGPLVLDTVLPERTSMQQAQGAARPLHVWPGEGAQEMALQFDELLQLVLTASGRAGDEAASGRKVPAPTAAVDATAAAQLEEAAAAEAEADSSSAPDKQ, from the coding sequence GTGCACGTACTCTCGATCAGTTCGCTCAAAGGCGGTGTCGGCAAGACCACGGTGACGCTCGGCCTCGCCTCCGCCGCATTCGCCAAGGGCCTCCGCACGCTCGTCGTCGATCTCGACCCGCAGTCGGACGCCTCGACCGGCATGGACATCGAGATCGAAGGCCGGCTCAACGTCGCCGACGTGCTCGCGAATCCGAAGGACAAGGTCGTCCAGCAGGCCATCTCGCCATCGGGCTGGACGCAGGGCCACGGCGGCACCATCGACGTGCTCATCGGCTCGCCCTCGGCGATCAACTTCGACGGGCCGCACCCGACGATCAAGGACATCTGGAAGCTCGAGACGGCGCTCACGACGGTCGAGAACGACTACGACCTCGTGCTCGTCGACTGCGCGCCGTCGCTCAACGCCCTCACGCGCACCGCGTGGGCCGCGTCCGACCGCGTGCTCGTCGTGACCGAGCCCGGCCTGTTCTCGGTGGCCGCCGCCGACCGCGCGCTGCGCGCGATCGAGGAGATCCGCCGCGGCCTCAGCCCGCGCCTCCAGCCGCTCGGCATCGTCGTGAACCGCGCGCGCCCGCAGTCCCTCGAGCACCAGTACCGCATCCAGGAGCTCAAGGACATGTTCGGCCCGCTCGTGCTCGACACGGTGCTGCCCGAGCGCACCTCGATGCAGCAGGCGCAGGGCGCCGCCCGGCCGCTGCACGTGTGGCCCGGTGAAGGCGCGCAGGAGATGGCGCTGCAGTTCGACGAGCTGCTGCAGCTCGTGCTGACCGCCTCGGGCCGCGCGGGCGACGAGGCGGCCTCGGGCCGCAAGGTGCCGGCGCCGACGGCTGCCGTCGACGCGACGGCCGCTGCGCAGCTCGAGGAGGCAGCGGCCGCCGAGGCGGAGGCCGACTCCTCCTCCGCGCCCGACAAGCAGTAG
- a CDS encoding FHA domain-containing protein — protein sequence MTEHDGRQPGRDGESTQSWGDDYRAQLASMLSGTTPEDREAVASLPSGSAILVVRRGPNVGARFLLDQDSTIAGRHPDADIFLDDVTVSRRHAEFARSGTSFELRDLGSLNGTYHNGERVDQAVLHDGAEVQVGKFRLTFYRSRLDLEPRQ from the coding sequence ATGACCGAGCACGACGGCCGCCAGCCCGGCCGCGACGGAGAGAGCACCCAGTCGTGGGGTGACGACTACCGCGCGCAGCTCGCGTCGATGCTCTCCGGCACCACGCCGGAGGACCGCGAGGCGGTCGCGTCGCTGCCCTCCGGGTCGGCGATCCTCGTCGTCCGCCGCGGGCCCAACGTCGGCGCCCGCTTCCTGCTCGACCAGGACTCGACGATCGCGGGCCGGCACCCCGACGCCGACATCTTCCTCGACGACGTCACCGTCTCGCGCCGGCACGCGGAGTTCGCCCGCTCCGGCACGAGCTTCGAGCTGCGCGACCTCGGCTCGCTCAACGGCACGTACCACAACGGCGAGCGCGTCGACCAGGCGGTGCTGCACGATGGCGCGGAGGTGCAGGTCGGCAAGTTCCGCCTGACCTTCTACCGCTCCCGCCTCGACCTCGAACCCCGGCAGTGA
- a CDS encoding glycerate kinase: MTAGRQQPRAVVAFDAFKGSLTALEACEAAARGIRAAAPGADVALVPMADGGEGSLDAVLTRGGEERVTSTVDALGRPALARWALEGTHAVIELAQAAGLPQVEDVPLAPLAASTVGLGAVVLDALERGADELTLLLGGSATTDGGAGLLTALGVQLLDASGRPVRTGGGGLGSLEHLDATGLDARARAARWRFVTDVDAPLTGPGGAAAVFGPQKGASGDDVAVLDAALERFARVAASALGVDVAAIADVPGAGAAGGVASVLRALTGGEIVPGGAWFAELAGLDAALGGADLVLTGEGRFDGQSALGKVVSVVHAAARRAGAPLAVIAGSVDTAAASSMGVPALSIAPGPASLDELQRDAASLVEAAAATVARLALPPR; this comes from the coding sequence ATGACCGCGGGCCGGCAGCAACCCCGCGCGGTCGTCGCGTTCGACGCCTTCAAGGGCAGCCTCACGGCGCTCGAAGCATGCGAGGCCGCGGCACGCGGCATCCGCGCCGCGGCGCCGGGCGCCGACGTCGCGCTCGTGCCGATGGCCGACGGCGGCGAGGGCAGCCTCGACGCGGTGCTCACGCGCGGCGGCGAGGAGCGCGTCACGAGCACGGTCGACGCGCTCGGCCGACCGGCGCTCGCACGCTGGGCGCTCGAGGGCACGCACGCGGTCATCGAGCTCGCGCAGGCCGCGGGGCTGCCGCAAGTGGAGGACGTGCCGCTCGCGCCGCTCGCCGCCTCCACGGTGGGGCTCGGCGCGGTCGTGCTCGACGCGCTCGAGCGCGGCGCCGACGAGCTGACGCTGCTGCTCGGCGGCTCGGCGACGACCGACGGCGGCGCGGGCCTCCTGACCGCGCTCGGGGTGCAGCTGCTGGATGCGTCGGGCCGGCCCGTGCGAACCGGCGGCGGTGGGCTCGGCTCGCTCGAGCACCTCGACGCGACGGGCCTCGACGCGCGAGCGCGCGCGGCCCGCTGGCGCTTCGTGACCGACGTCGACGCGCCGCTCACGGGACCGGGCGGCGCCGCGGCCGTCTTCGGCCCGCAGAAGGGCGCGAGCGGCGACGACGTCGCGGTGCTCGACGCCGCACTCGAGCGCTTCGCCCGGGTGGCGGCGAGCGCGCTCGGCGTCGATGTGGCCGCGATCGCCGACGTGCCCGGTGCGGGCGCCGCGGGCGGGGTCGCGAGCGTGCTGCGGGCGCTCACGGGCGGCGAGATCGTCCCGGGCGGCGCGTGGTTCGCCGAGCTCGCGGGCCTCGACGCGGCACTCGGGGGCGCCGACCTCGTGCTCACGGGCGAGGGCCGCTTCGACGGCCAATCGGCGCTCGGCAAGGTCGTCTCGGTCGTGCACGCCGCCGCCCGTCGCGCTGGCGCGCCGCTCGCGGTGATCGCCGGCTCGGTCGACACTGCGGCCGCGTCGTCGATGGGCGTGCCCGCGCTCTCGATCGCGCCCGGTCCCGCGAGCCTCGACGAGCTGCAGCGCGACGCCGCGAGCCTCGTCGAGGCCGCCGCCGCGACCGTCGCGCGGCTCGCGCTCCCCCCGCGCTGA
- a CDS encoding pyruvate carboxylase — MFSKLLVANRGEIAIRAFRAANELGIRTVAVYAHEDRNSLHCQKADEAYQIGEPGRPVRAYLTVSEIIRVAKDAGADAIYPGYGFLSENPELATAAAEAGITFVGPGASVLAMAGNKVTAKEHAIAAGVPVLRSTPATTDIEALVAGADEIGFPVFAKAVAGGGGRGMRLVQRREDLRDALEGAMREADSAFGDPTMFIEQAVVRPRHIEVQILADATGETVHLFERDCSVQRRHQKVVELAPAPNLSQEQRDALYRDAVAFARSIGYVNAGTVEFLLDTAGERAGQHVFIEMNPRIQVEHTVTEEITDVDLVASQIRIAAGESLEQLGLTQDRIEMHGAALQCRVTTENPADGFRPDTGRITAYRSPGGAGVRLDGGTINPGTEVSPHFDSMLAKVTCRGRDLDTAIRRAHRAVSEFRIRGVASNIPFLLNLLDDEEFRAGDVSTHFIDEHPELTRINPPKDRASKVLAWLADVTVNQPNGAADGVINPAIKLPGCDLETDAPAGERQKLQQLGPEGWAQALRDRTSLAVTETTFRDAHQSLLATRVRTADLVAIAPHVARMTPELLSMEAWGGATYDVALRFLGEDPWERLARLREAMPNIPLQMLLRGRNTVGYTPYPTEVTSAFVDEAAATGIDVFRIFDALNDVDQMRPAIDAVRATGTAVAEVALCYSGDLLNPDEDLYTLDYYLRLAERIVDAGAHVLAIKDMAGLLRAGAASKLVAALRERFALPVHLHTHDTAGGQLATLLAASAVGVDAVDVASAPMAGTTSQPSLSALVAAVAHTERDTGLSLQAVSDLEPYWEAVRRLYKPFESGLPGPTGRVYRHEIPGGQLSNLRQQAIALGLADDFERIEDWYAEASRILGRPTKVTPSSKVVGDLALQLVAQGVDPEEFERDPRKFDIPDSVIGFMAGELGDLPGGWPEPFRSKVLEGRDVDISVKPLAPEQAARLAEPGADRREALNELLFAGPTKAFTETREQYGDLSVVDTIDFLYGMQHGEEHHVGIGRGVTLNVSLEAVGEADDDGIVTVMTVLNGQLRPVYVRDRSVKVDKAKAEKADASMPGQVAAPFAGAVTVKVAAGDQLAAGDPVATIEAMKMEAAITTPIAGTVERLALSGTTPVEAGDLIAVVRPA; from the coding sequence ATGTTCTCGAAGCTCCTCGTCGCCAACCGTGGCGAGATCGCCATCCGGGCATTCCGCGCGGCCAACGAGCTCGGCATCCGCACCGTCGCCGTCTACGCGCACGAGGACCGCAACTCCCTCCACTGCCAGAAGGCGGATGAGGCGTACCAGATCGGCGAGCCCGGCCGCCCCGTGCGCGCCTACCTCACGGTGAGCGAGATCATCCGGGTCGCGAAGGACGCGGGCGCCGACGCCATCTACCCCGGCTACGGCTTCCTGAGCGAGAACCCCGAGCTCGCGACCGCGGCCGCCGAGGCCGGCATCACCTTCGTGGGCCCGGGCGCGTCGGTGCTCGCGATGGCCGGCAACAAGGTGACGGCCAAGGAGCACGCGATCGCCGCAGGCGTGCCCGTGCTGCGCTCGACGCCCGCGACGACCGACATCGAGGCGCTCGTCGCCGGCGCCGACGAGATCGGCTTCCCCGTCTTCGCGAAGGCGGTCGCGGGTGGCGGCGGTCGGGGGATGCGGCTGGTCCAGCGTCGTGAGGACCTCCGGGATGCGCTCGAGGGCGCGATGCGCGAGGCCGACAGCGCGTTCGGCGACCCGACGATGTTCATCGAGCAGGCGGTCGTGCGCCCCCGCCACATCGAGGTGCAGATCCTCGCGGACGCGACCGGCGAGACCGTGCACCTGTTCGAGCGCGACTGCTCGGTGCAGCGCCGCCACCAGAAGGTCGTCGAGCTCGCACCGGCCCCGAACCTCTCGCAGGAGCAGCGCGACGCGCTCTACCGCGACGCCGTCGCCTTCGCGCGGTCGATCGGCTACGTCAACGCGGGCACCGTCGAGTTCCTGCTCGACACCGCGGGGGAGCGCGCGGGCCAGCACGTCTTCATCGAGATGAACCCGCGCATCCAGGTCGAGCACACGGTGACCGAGGAGATCACCGACGTCGACCTCGTCGCGAGCCAGATCCGCATCGCCGCGGGCGAGTCGCTCGAGCAGCTCGGCCTCACGCAGGACCGCATCGAGATGCACGGCGCCGCGCTGCAGTGCCGCGTCACGACCGAGAACCCGGCCGACGGCTTCCGGCCCGACACGGGCCGCATCACGGCCTACCGCTCGCCCGGCGGCGCGGGCGTGCGCCTCGACGGCGGCACGATCAACCCGGGCACCGAGGTGAGCCCGCACTTCGACTCGATGCTCGCGAAGGTCACGTGCCGCGGTCGCGACCTCGACACCGCCATCCGCCGTGCCCACCGCGCGGTCAGCGAGTTCCGCATCCGCGGCGTCGCCTCGAACATCCCGTTCCTGCTCAACCTGCTCGACGACGAGGAGTTCCGGGCGGGGGATGTCTCGACCCACTTCATCGACGAGCACCCCGAGCTCACGCGCATCAACCCGCCGAAGGACCGCGCGTCCAAGGTGCTCGCGTGGCTCGCCGACGTCACCGTCAACCAGCCGAACGGCGCGGCCGACGGCGTCATCAACCCGGCGATCAAGCTGCCCGGCTGCGACCTCGAGACCGACGCGCCCGCTGGCGAGCGCCAGAAGCTGCAGCAGCTCGGCCCCGAGGGCTGGGCGCAGGCGCTCCGCGACCGCACCTCGCTCGCGGTCACCGAGACGACCTTCCGCGACGCGCACCAGTCGCTGCTCGCGACGCGCGTGCGCACCGCCGACCTCGTGGCGATCGCGCCGCACGTCGCGCGCATGACGCCGGAGCTGCTCTCGATGGAGGCGTGGGGCGGCGCGACCTACGACGTCGCGCTGCGCTTCCTCGGCGAGGACCCGTGGGAGCGGCTCGCGCGGCTGCGCGAGGCGATGCCGAACATCCCGCTGCAGATGCTGCTGCGCGGCCGCAACACCGTCGGCTACACGCCCTACCCGACGGAGGTGACGAGCGCGTTCGTCGACGAGGCTGCCGCGACCGGCATCGACGTCTTCCGCATCTTCGACGCGCTCAACGACGTCGACCAGATGCGCCCCGCGATCGATGCCGTGCGCGCGACCGGCACCGCGGTCGCGGAGGTGGCGCTCTGCTACTCCGGTGATCTGCTGAACCCCGACGAGGACCTCTACACGCTCGACTACTACCTGCGGCTCGCCGAGCGCATCGTCGACGCCGGCGCGCACGTGCTCGCGATCAAGGACATGGCAGGGCTCCTCCGCGCCGGCGCGGCGTCGAAGCTCGTCGCGGCGCTGCGCGAGCGCTTCGCGCTGCCGGTGCACCTCCACACGCATGACACCGCGGGCGGCCAGCTCGCGACGCTGCTCGCCGCCTCGGCCGTCGGCGTCGACGCCGTCGACGTCGCGAGCGCCCCGATGGCGGGCACGACGAGCCAGCCCTCGCTCTCGGCCCTCGTCGCCGCAGTCGCGCACACCGAGCGCGACACGGGCCTCTCGCTCCAGGCCGTGAGCGACCTCGAGCCCTACTGGGAGGCCGTGCGCCGCCTCTACAAGCCGTTCGAGTCGGGCCTGCCCGGCCCCACCGGCCGCGTCTACCGCCACGAGATCCCCGGCGGGCAGCTCTCGAACCTGCGCCAGCAGGCGATCGCGCTCGGCCTCGCCGACGACTTCGAGCGCATCGAGGACTGGTACGCCGAGGCGAGCCGCATCCTCGGCCGCCCGACGAAGGTCACGCCCTCGTCGAAGGTCGTCGGCGACCTCGCGCTCCAGCTCGTCGCGCAAGGCGTCGACCCCGAGGAGTTCGAGCGCGACCCGCGCAAGTTCGACATCCCCGACTCCGTCATCGGGTTCATGGCCGGCGAGCTCGGCGACCTGCCGGGCGGCTGGCCCGAGCCCTTCCGCTCGAAGGTGCTCGAGGGCCGCGACGTCGACATCTCGGTGAAGCCGCTCGCGCCCGAGCAGGCCGCGCGCCTCGCCGAGCCGGGTGCCGATCGCCGCGAGGCGCTCAACGAGCTGCTCTTCGCCGGCCCGACGAAGGCCTTCACGGAGACGCGCGAGCAGTACGGCGACCTCTCGGTCGTCGACACGATCGACTTCCTCTACGGCATGCAGCACGGTGAGGAGCACCACGTCGGCATCGGCCGCGGCGTCACGCTCAACGTCTCGCTCGAGGCGGTCGGCGAGGCCGACGACGACGGCATCGTCACCGTCATGACGGTGCTCAACGGCCAGCTGCGCCCCGTCTACGTGCGCGACCGCTCGGTCAAGGTCGACAAGGCGAAGGCGGAGAAGGCGGATGCGTCCATGCCGGGCCAGGTCGCGGCTCCCTTCGCGGGGGCGGTCACCGTCAAGGTCGCCGCGGGCGATCAGCTCGCCGCCGGCGACCCCGTCGCGACGATCGAGGCGATGAAGATGGAGGCGGCGATCACGACCCCGATCGCCGGCACCGTCGAGCGGCTCGCGCTCTCGGGCACGACGCCCGTCGAGGCGGGCGACCTCATCGCGGTGGTGCGGCCCGCGTGA
- a CDS encoding AzlD domain-containing protein yields the protein MTLWHLILLASIAVLAIKLLGYAVPPAVFDSPRPRRTLELLTVSLLAGLVAVQALGGEGSVVLDARIPAVLVAAGLFAVRAPFIVAVAAAAVTAALLRAFAGFP from the coding sequence GTGACGCTCTGGCACCTCATCCTGCTCGCGAGCATCGCGGTGCTCGCGATCAAGCTGCTCGGCTACGCCGTGCCGCCGGCGGTCTTCGACAGCCCGCGGCCGCGGCGCACGCTCGAGCTGCTCACCGTCTCGCTGCTCGCGGGACTCGTCGCGGTGCAGGCGCTCGGGGGTGAGGGCAGCGTCGTGCTCGACGCGCGGATCCCGGCGGTGCTCGTCGCGGCGGGCCTGTTCGCGGTGCGGGCGCCGTTCATCGTCGCGGTCGCGGCGGCGGCCGTCACGGCCGCGCTGCTGCGCGCCTTCGCGGGCTTCCCCTGA
- a CDS encoding LLM class flavin-dependent oxidoreductase, with product MRLSVLDLAPINPGETAGESLHGSVLLAQAAERLGFARVWYAEHHNMATIASSATSVLIAHVAAHTSTIRLGAGGVMLPNHSPLVIAEQFGTLAELHPGRIDLGLGRAPGTDHRTWTALRRDIRASDRFPEDVVELQGYLRGEPTVPGIKAVPGHGTDVPLTILGSSLFGAQLAAALGLPYAFASHFAPDALHEAVAVYRERFQPSAQLAEPFVIAGINAVVAPSRAEALEMQRAVARARVRGLLLRDSPIAQQVGDDELDALAASPQAAPVQKMLQHTALGTGEEAVATLRRFAIEADADELIMAVHGTTAERVRALELIEGAGGLAD from the coding sequence ATGCGCTTGTCCGTGCTCGACCTCGCCCCCATCAACCCCGGAGAGACGGCGGGCGAGAGCCTGCACGGCTCGGTGCTGCTCGCCCAGGCGGCGGAGCGGCTCGGATTCGCGCGCGTCTGGTACGCCGAGCACCACAACATGGCGACGATCGCCTCGAGCGCGACGAGCGTGCTCATCGCCCACGTCGCCGCGCACACGTCGACGATCCGCCTCGGCGCGGGCGGCGTCATGCTGCCCAACCACTCGCCGCTCGTGATCGCCGAGCAGTTCGGCACCCTCGCCGAGCTGCACCCCGGCCGCATCGACCTCGGGCTCGGCCGCGCGCCCGGCACCGACCACCGCACGTGGACGGCGCTGCGCCGCGACATCCGCGCCTCCGATCGCTTCCCCGAGGACGTCGTCGAGCTGCAGGGCTACCTGCGCGGCGAGCCGACCGTGCCCGGGATCAAGGCCGTGCCGGGCCACGGCACCGACGTGCCGCTCACGATCCTCGGCTCGTCGCTCTTCGGCGCGCAGCTCGCGGCCGCCCTCGGCCTGCCCTACGCGTTCGCGTCGCACTTCGCGCCGGATGCCCTGCACGAGGCCGTCGCCGTCTACCGCGAGCGGTTCCAGCCCTCCGCGCAGCTCGCGGAGCCCTTCGTCATCGCCGGCATCAACGCGGTCGTCGCCCCGTCGCGCGCCGAGGCGCTCGAGATGCAGCGCGCGGTCGCCCGGGCGCGGGTGCGCGGACTGCTGCTGCGCGACAGCCCGATCGCGCAGCAGGTCGGCGACGACGAGCTCGACGCGCTCGCCGCGAGCCCGCAGGCCGCGCCGGTGCAGAAGATGCTCCAGCACACGGCGCTCGGCACGGGCGAGGAGGCGGTGGCGACGCTGCGCCGGTTCGCGATCGAGGCCGACGCCGACGAGCTCATCATGGCGGTGCACGGCACGACCGCGGAACGCGTGCGCGCGCTCGAGCTCATCGAGGGCGCGGGCGGCCTCGCCGACTGA
- a CDS encoding MerR family transcriptional regulator — protein sequence MSAPAARKAAALLSIGQVLAKLGPEFPDLSPSKLRFLEDQGLISPQRTPSGYRKFDAADVERLRYILTLQRDHYLPLKVILSHLDDIDAGRSPQIPGANVRLEAPSILGSERRLSRTELQAEAGASKQLLADAISAQLLPGAEPFGDAAVQALRALVELQRFGIEPRHLRGMRQSAQREAALIESALKPMRGRRETGSQAKAAETARDLAGQIQAVRDLLTRDALGA from the coding sequence GTGAGCGCGCCGGCGGCGAGGAAGGCTGCCGCCCTTCTCTCGATCGGCCAGGTGCTCGCGAAGCTCGGTCCCGAGTTCCCCGACCTCTCGCCGTCGAAGCTGCGCTTCCTCGAGGACCAGGGGCTCATCTCCCCGCAGCGCACGCCGTCGGGCTACCGCAAGTTCGACGCGGCTGACGTCGAGCGGCTCCGCTACATCCTCACGCTGCAGCGCGACCACTACCTGCCGCTCAAGGTCATCCTCAGCCACCTCGACGACATCGACGCGGGCCGCTCGCCGCAGATCCCGGGCGCGAACGTGCGCCTCGAGGCGCCATCGATCCTCGGCAGCGAGCGCCGGCTCTCGCGCACCGAGCTGCAAGCGGAGGCGGGCGCTTCGAAGCAGCTGCTCGCCGACGCGATCTCGGCGCAGCTGCTGCCGGGCGCCGAGCCGTTCGGCGATGCCGCGGTGCAGGCGCTGCGCGCGCTCGTCGAGCTGCAGCGCTTCGGCATCGAGCCGCGGCACCTCCGGGGCATGCGGCAGTCGGCGCAGCGCGAGGCCGCGCTCATCGAATCGGCGCTCAAGCCCATGCGCGGCCGCCGCGAGACGGGCAGCCAGGCGAAGGCGGCCGAGACCGCTCGCGACCTCGCGGGCCAGATCCAGGCCGTCCGCGACCTGCTCACGCGCGACGCGCTCGGCGCGTGA
- a CDS encoding AzlC family ABC transporter permease: protein MQTDAVRRAWREGVSVVVATSAYGLSFGALSIASGLDVWQTMVLSLLMFSGGSQFAFIGVIAAGGGIAGVASAAMLGLRNALYGMSMRRVVQPRGAVLPVAAHVTIDESTAVALAQEEPRAQRTGFWVTGVGIWIGWNLATLAGALLGDLLGDPRQWGLDAAAAAAFVGLLWPRLKARQAVAVAAASAVLAAALLPVLPAGMPVIVAAVVGVVVGLTNWFGPRPAPVLSEPVAERGERS from the coding sequence GTGCAGACGGATGCGGTGCGACGAGCCTGGCGCGAGGGCGTGAGCGTCGTCGTGGCCACGAGCGCCTACGGGCTCTCGTTCGGCGCCCTCTCGATCGCGTCGGGCCTCGACGTGTGGCAGACGATGGTGCTGAGCCTGCTGATGTTCTCCGGCGGCTCGCAGTTCGCGTTCATCGGGGTGATCGCCGCGGGCGGCGGCATCGCGGGGGTGGCGAGCGCCGCGATGCTCGGGCTGCGGAACGCCCTCTACGGCATGAGCATGCGCCGGGTCGTGCAGCCGCGCGGAGCCGTGCTGCCGGTCGCGGCGCACGTGACGATCGACGAGTCGACCGCGGTCGCGCTCGCGCAGGAGGAGCCGCGCGCGCAGCGCACGGGCTTCTGGGTGACGGGCGTCGGCATCTGGATCGGCTGGAACCTCGCGACGCTCGCGGGCGCGCTGCTGGGCGACCTGCTCGGCGACCCCCGCCAGTGGGGGCTCGACGCGGCGGCCGCGGCGGCGTTCGTGGGCCTCTTGTGGCCGCGGCTCAAGGCGCGGCAAGCGGTCGCGGTCGCGGCGGCGAGCGCGGTGCTCGCGGCGGCGCTCCTGCCAGTGCTGCCCGCGGGGATGCCGGTGATCGTCGCGGCGGTCGTGGGCGTCGTCGTCGGCCTGACGAACTGGTTCGGCCCGCGGCCCGCGCCGGTGCTGTCCGAGCCGGTGGCGGAGAGGGGGGAGCGCTCGTGA
- a CDS encoding MerR family transcriptional regulator, with the protein MRDGTRDADQGGTPRIDSGLLFTDGLPQEHDAVGYKGSIAADAAGITYRQLDYWARTGLVEPTIRPAHGSGSQRLYSFRDILVLKLVKRLLDTGISLQQIRVAMQQLHDAGVRDLTQTTLISDGASVYLCTSNDEVIDLLSNGQGVFGIAVGRVLREVESQLIELEGTPVDERPVDELAARRARRSRTA; encoded by the coding sequence ATGCGCGACGGCACCCGGGATGCAGATCAGGGCGGCACCCCCCGCATCGACTCGGGCCTGCTCTTCACCGACGGCCTCCCGCAGGAGCACGACGCGGTCGGCTACAAGGGCTCCATCGCCGCCGACGCCGCCGGCATCACCTACCGCCAGCTCGACTACTGGGCGCGCACGGGGCTCGTCGAGCCGACGATCCGCCCCGCCCACGGCTCAGGCAGCCAGCGGCTCTACTCCTTCCGCGACATCCTCGTGCTCAAGCTCGTCAAGCGGCTGCTCGACACCGGCATCTCGCTGCAGCAGATCCGCGTCGCGATGCAGCAGCTGCACGACGCGGGCGTGCGCGACCTGACGCAGACGACCCTCATCTCCGACGGCGCGAGCGTCTACCTCTGCACCTCGAACGACGAGGTCATCGACCTGCTGAGCAACGGTCAGGGCGTGTTCGGCATCGCCGTCGGCCGCGTGCTCCGCGAGGTCGAGTCGCAGCTCATCGAGCTCGAGGGCACGCCGGTCGACGAGCGCCCCGTCGACGAGCTCGCCGCGCGGCGCGCGCGCCGCAGCCGCACCGCCTGA
- a CDS encoding DNA-3-methyladenine glycosylase I — MHLIVGDDGLARPAWAATDALLRDYYDTEWGMPVRDERGLFERLSLEAFQSGLSWATILRKRSAFRAAFAGFDPDAVARFGEDDALRLVADASIVRNRRKVDATIGNARATVRLREDGGLAALIWSFQPESTPLPRSFADVPTSSPESVALSKELKRRGFAHVGPTTMFALMEAVGIVDTHLIGSHRRGSSGVWTADGSRAEAA; from the coding sequence ATGCACCTCATCGTGGGCGACGACGGCCTCGCCCGCCCCGCGTGGGCGGCGACCGATGCGCTGCTGCGCGACTACTACGACACCGAGTGGGGCATGCCGGTGCGCGACGAGCGCGGCCTGTTCGAGCGGCTCTCGCTCGAGGCGTTCCAGTCGGGGCTCTCGTGGGCGACGATCCTGCGGAAGCGCTCGGCGTTCCGCGCGGCCTTCGCGGGCTTCGATCCGGATGCGGTGGCGCGCTTCGGCGAGGACGACGCCCTGCGCCTCGTGGCCGACGCGAGCATCGTGCGCAACCGGCGCAAGGTCGACGCCACGATCGGGAACGCGCGGGCGACCGTGCGGCTGCGGGAGGACGGCGGGCTCGCAGCCCTCATCTGGTCGTTCCAGCCGGAGTCGACGCCGCTGCCCCGCTCGTTCGCGGACGTGCCCACGTCGAGCCCGGAGTCGGTCGCGCTCTCGAAGGAGCTCAAGCGCCGCGGCTTCGCGCACGTCGGGCCGACGACGATGTTCGCGCTCATGGAGGCGGTCGGCATCGTCGACACGCACCTGATCGGCTCGCACCGGCGCGGCTCGAGCGGCGTGTGGACGGCGGACGGCTCGCGGGCGGAGGCGGCGTGA
- a CDS encoding gamma-glutamyl-gamma-aminobutyrate hydrolase family protein (Members of this family of hydrolases with an active site Cys residue belong to MEROPS family C26.) has translation MRGILIVQSRPEDEVADAELEAMVRFGALDESRIQRVRLDREIPALELRDVDAVLVGGGPANFSDEHRRPPGHAETIAWLTHLGERVIRDDIPYLGACLGLGALVHALGGRMVRGIAESVAPVELSLVGDDWLTDGLPRAFTAFGGHKEGIAEAPEGATTLAVSAACVHMVRIGQHVIGTQFHPELDADGLEQRIRVYRDHGYFSPDEVEDLVAAGRDASVSHPQSILARFAERYGLSR, from the coding sequence ATGCGGGGGATCCTGATCGTGCAGTCGCGGCCCGAGGACGAGGTCGCCGACGCGGAGCTCGAGGCGATGGTGCGCTTCGGCGCGCTCGACGAGTCGCGCATCCAGCGCGTGCGGCTCGACCGCGAGATCCCGGCGCTCGAGCTCCGCGACGTCGATGCCGTGCTCGTCGGCGGCGGACCGGCGAACTTCAGCGACGAGCACCGTCGCCCGCCCGGCCACGCCGAGACGATCGCGTGGCTCACGCACCTCGGGGAGCGCGTCATCCGAGACGACATCCCCTACCTCGGCGCGTGCCTCGGGCTCGGTGCCCTCGTGCACGCGCTCGGCGGCCGCATGGTGCGCGGCATCGCCGAGTCGGTCGCGCCGGTCGAGCTGAGCCTCGTGGGCGACGACTGGCTCACCGACGGGCTGCCGCGCGCCTTCACCGCCTTCGGCGGCCACAAGGAGGGCATCGCCGAGGCGCCCGAGGGCGCGACGACCCTCGCCGTCTCGGCCGCGTGCGTGCACATGGTGCGCATCGGGCAGCACGTGATCGGCACGCAGTTCCACCCCGAGCTCGACGCCGACGGCCTCGAGCAGCGCATCCGCGTCTACCGCGACCACGGCTACTTCTCCCCCGACGAGGTCGAGGACCTCGTCGCCGCCGGCCGCGACGCGAGCGTGTCGCACCCGCAGTCGATCCTCGCGCGCTTCGCCGAGCGCTACGGGCTCTCGCGATGA